In Rhipicephalus microplus isolate Deutch F79 chromosome 7, USDA_Rmic, whole genome shotgun sequence, one genomic interval encodes:
- the LOC142766994 gene encoding uncharacterized protein LOC142766994, with protein sequence MKVDQRLYTECSADDSSNRRVPLPLLCGAGDVTWHYQERYKTSYAIDKIGAFLNTYDTKESLQFKICDAWRDHGTSRIAISAYSVNADFPHPIFKCPKDKWKPNGSRLHFVQVFRDFLRKESSGKSTKATFFDRCLQLK encoded by the exons ATGAAGGTGGACCAACGTTTATACACAGAATGCTCTGCTGATGACAGTTCCAATCGACGGGTACCGCTTCCACTC CTGTGCGGTGCTGGTGACGTGACCTGGCACTATCAAGAGCGCTACAAAACAAGTTACGCGATTGATAAGATTGGGGCGTTCCTGAATACCTATGACACAAAGGAGTCACTCCAATTTAAG ATTTGTGACGCGTGGCGTGACCATGGCACATCGAGGATCGCCATCAGCGCGTACAGCGTAAACGCCGACTTTCCCCATCCCATCTTCAAGTGCCCGAAAGACAAGTGGAAACCCAATGGGTCACGACTGCACTTTGTTCAGGTGTTTCGAGACTTCCTCAGAAAGGAGAGCAGCGGTAAAAGCACTAAAGCGACGTTCTTCGACCGTTGCTTGCAACTAAAATGA